Part of the Sorghum bicolor cultivar BTx623 chromosome 1, Sorghum_bicolor_NCBIv3, whole genome shotgun sequence genome, TGAACACCACAAGCCAAGAGACATGTCGCACATATAGCTTTCGCCATGGTAATGTTAGTCACAAACTCAACCTATTTGTGGATCACGTTGACAATCACTCATCACAAAACGAACCACAAGGGTACTTCTCAACCTTGTGTTCGCAATCTCCCCCTTGATGAGTGCATTGTCAACACTCTCACACCAACAACTTGAGCAAAAGAAAGAACAGAGAAGGAGGAAGGAAGAACGCACCCAAATGACCAAAAGCCAGAGAAAGCCAAAACAGGGTCATTTGAAGTGAGTAACACTTGGCAAAAACTCGGTCCCCAAAGACATGGGCAACGGCTCGACACAACCAAGTAAAACACAGCTAGCCCTCAAGAAGAGGCAAACAGGCTCAACACCGCTAGCAAAACTTGAAAAGCCAGAAAACAACTAGACCCTCCAGAAGAGGCAAAGGCTCAACACATCTAGCAAAAGCAACTCAAATGCAACTCCCCCTGAGCAAATGCAATCTCTCTCAAATGAATGCATGTCTCTCTTTTTGTTTGTAACTTTCTCTCCCTTGTTGACACATGCACTTATCAAGATTTGCCCTAGGAGTGCAACTCCCCCTCAAAACATGCTATGAATGCAAGAAATGCACGTATACAAAAGCTTCAGGAGTATAGCAATCATATTGAAAAGATGCTCTAAGTGGTGTTGTCATGTGTGTATAGCAATAAGTACAAGTGCTAGCAAATGCTCAAACTGATCAAGTGAAACGAAATATGACATTTAAGCATTTTTAATCAATTTTAAGCTATTGTAAGGAGTTCACCACTGAAAGTAGCACATAGCAGGTATAAGCAGGAAATCAACCTAGTGCTAACAAGTGTATACAAGGTGAACTACCCCAAGCAGCGTTCATACATCATGTCAAAGACTAACTTTAGACTTGTGTTTTCATCAAAATGTTATTTTATCGGAGTTTGCAACATATCACAAGGTTTAGTCAAAAACATGTGTGAGTGCGAGAGGTTATCTGTACTGTCAAACCAACTTATCGACCATGCCAAGCCTATGTCAAAGACAATCGCAAGCTTAAGACAATGATCTCGGCATCCACTACAAGGCTCAAGTTCATCCATAAGTGCAATTGGAAGCAGTCTCGATACCTTGACGTAGGACAGTACAGACCCATCTCGATCTTTTCTTTTCACTTAGCTTGATTTTCAATTTTTAGCACAAGAATTTACAAGTTGTCCAAGCAAGTGTATAACTCAAAGCATGAGACATAGCAACCTAGCATATAAATGATAGCTCAAGTGATCTCAACACATCCTACACATGCTAGTTGCCAATGACAATGGTGAACAATTTTCAGGTTTCAACAGGTTTCTGTCAAGTTCACTAGTTGTAAAACAGCTTAGCTCATAACATGCATCAAGTGATGAAAAAGAGCCTAAGCGACAAGCACCATCATGTACATACAAGACATATCACAAAGAGCATAATCTCAATCTAACAACTATAATCATGAAGCTCAAAATGCTCTAATATACATGATGAGATGAAATGCAATGCAATatgatacaaaaaataaaataaaaactaaactaaaacaaaacaaaactagAGTACAAACAGCAAAGTTCCTCTCAACTAAAAAGGGAAACAAACACCAAGCTCCCCTCGCAAGCGAGCAAACTGGGCTTggtcaaggggcttggtaaaGATGTCTGCGAGCTGATTTTGGGTATCAACATGGTGTAGGTCAATATCTCCTTTCTCATAGTGGTCACGCAGGAAGTGAAagcggacatctatatgcttgGTTTTTGAGTGGAGAACTGGGTTTTTAGCAACGCTTGTGGCACTGGTGCTATCACAAAGCAAAGGCACTCGCCTAAACTCTAACCCAAAGTCTCTCAGAGTAGCTATCATCCAAAGCAACTaggagcagcaagcagcagcagcaacatacTCGGCTTCTGTGGTGGATTGGGCAACTGAGGATTGCTTGCGAGAGGACCAAGACACAAGAGAAGTCCCAAGAAACTGGCAAGTCCCCGACGTGGACTTGTGCTCAACACGGCAGCCGGCATAATCCGCATCAGAATAGCCGcaaagagaaagagaggaggAAGCTGAAAACCAAAGACCGAACTCAGGTGTGAAACGGAGGCATCTCAAGATCCGCTTGACGGCTTGACGATGAGATGTGCGCGGCGAAGACTGAAAGCGTGCGCACAAGCAGACCGCGAACTGGATGTCCGGTCTTGTCGCCGTCAGGTATAGCAGTGACCCGATCATGCTTCGGTACTCCTTTTGGTCCACAgcttctccttcttcatctgcatCCAGGGCCGTCGTGGTCGACATGGGCGTCGAGAGAGGCTTGGCCTCGCCCATATCGAATTTCTTGAGTACGTCCTTGGTGTACTTGCCTTGGTGCAAAAACGTCCCTTCTCTAGTTTACTTGATTTGCAAACCAAGAAAGAACGTCAACTCGCCCATCATGCTCATCTCAAATTCCCTGCTCATAGTTTCTGCAAACTTGCCAACAAGTGCATGAGAAGAGCCACTGAAAATGATATCATCCATGTATATCTGAACCAAAAGAGTGTCAGTGCCTTGCTTGAGAAGAAACAAAGTTTTATCAACCGAACCCATTTTAAAACCCTTTGCAAGCAAGAAGGTTTTCAAACGCTCATACCAGACTCTCGGGGCTTGTTTTAGACCATACAAGGCTTTGTGGAGTTTAAAAAC contains:
- the LOC110431649 gene encoding uncharacterized protein LOC110431649 codes for the protein MGEAKPLSTPMSTTTALDADEEGEAVDQKEYRSMIGSLLYLTATRPDIQFAVCLCARFQSSPRTSHRQAVKRILRCLRFTPEFGLWFSASSSLSLCGYSDADYAGCRVEHKSTSGTCQFLGTSLVSWSSRKQSSVAQSTTEAEYVAAAACCS